Proteins from a genomic interval of Cydia amplana chromosome 8, ilCydAmpl1.1, whole genome shotgun sequence:
- the LOC134650436 gene encoding IST1 homolog has product MFSTNPNYTKLKTHLRLSINRLKLLEKKKTELAQKARREIAEYIAAGKSERAKIRVEHIIREDYMVEAMEIVEMYCDLILARFGLVTQMKELDEGLAEAISSLIWVAPRMHTDVQELKIISDLLTAKYGKIYADACRNESVNTISEKLKHKLSVQSPPKILVERYLIEIAKNYNVEYTPDEQVMREEEGRDAMLIDINGPPMPPGFIGFPQPPPLPHMPNLPPPTVTPFSYPSGPSGGKAGGFIASPPGPSHPHMGYNLPPGVESKDLSNSFLQEEMHNLPPAYDSINHDLVIFCFYFFNRIYPSNMGTPPPCAPTPQPRARPPSSYPALPELPSVPSDLIPAPRAGDDSGAPDEIDFDDLNRRFEELKKKK; this is encoded by the exons ATGTTTTCCACAAATCCGAACTACACCAAACTGAAAACTCACCTGCGGCTTTCCATAAATCGTCTCAAATTGTTAGAAAAGAAGAAAACCGAGCTGGCGCAGAAGGCTCGCAGGGAAATAGCTGAATATATTGCTGCGGGAAAGAGCGAACGGGCCAAGATCCGTGTGGAACACATTATAAG AGAAGATTACATGGTAGAAGCCATGGAGATAGTAGAGATGTATTGTGACTTGATCCTGGCCCGCTTCGGGCTGGTGACGCAGATGAAGGAACTAGATGAGGGGCTAGCCGAGGCCATTTCCAGCCTCATTTGGGTCGCACCACGGATGCACACTGATGTCCAG gAACTTAAAATTATATCCGACTTGTTGACAGCCAAGTATGGCAAAATATATGCAGATGCATGCAGAAATGAAAGTGTAAACACAATCAGCGAGAAGCTGAAACACAAGCTGTCAGTTCAGAGCCCTCCCAAGATCCTGGTGGAGCGGTACCTTATAGAGATAGCTAAGAATTACAATGTGGAGTACACCCCGGATGAACAAGTGATGAGGGAAGAAGAAG GGCGAGACGCGATGCTGATCGACATCAACGGCCCGCCCATGCCGCCAGGGTTTATCGGCTTCCCGCagccgccgccgctgccgcACATGCCTAATCTGCCCCCACCTACCGTCACACCTTTCAGTTATCCTTCT GGTCCATCTGGCGGCAAAGCGGGCGGGTTCATCGCGTCGCCGCCCGGCCCGAGCCACCCGCACATGGGCTATAATCTGCCCCCTGGCGTTGAATCGAAGGATCTTAGCAACAGCTTCTTACAG GAAGAGATGCACAACCTACCTCCTGCTTACGACAGCATTAATCATGATTtggtaatattttgtttttatttttttaatcgcATTTAT CCCAGCAACATGGGCACGCCGCCGCCTTGTGCGCCGACGCCGCAGCCGCGCGCGCGCCCCCCCTCCAGCTACCCCGCGCTGCCCGAGCTGCCGTCCGTGCCGTCCGACCTCatccccgcgccccgcgccgggGACGACTCCGGCGCCCCCGACGAAATCGACTTCGACGACCTCAACAGGCGCTTTGAGgagttgaagaagaagaagtag